A genomic region of Nymphalis io chromosome 3, ilAglIoxx1.1, whole genome shotgun sequence contains the following coding sequences:
- the LOC126780602 gene encoding sodium/potassium-transporting ATPase subunit alpha-like, translating to MPHQRRSSTVSIVSGRRLSGQHINPEVSELTLLKEEPHTGDHFLSPAQLEVIYRTNLKNGLTDNIAQELLEHHGPNQLKKLKGNSYWKIFRHNLFGWFQCVLWFGAILNFIGFFFSEKIDSGSEGHSGKDYLYLGCVITATIVGTGLFGFYQEAKNMAVMSGFEKLVPPNATVIREGQKKVIPNSEIVIGDIVEMSGGEVVPADVRILTCTNFKTDMSSLTGESEPIKHRPECTNANPLESKNMVFFGCPITEGSAKGIVIATGELTQMGKIAGLVTGLEKEETPIAKEITHFIKLICGVAFTFGLLFFVMVYFIQHSWLAALQYMLGIILANVPEGLIVTLTVCMTLSANQLKKKNCLAKTLQAVETLGSTSCICSDKTGTLTENQMNVSHLFCNYTIYDKTDHAHVSDHAYATLSLAASLNLKATFAHDSLDVPIEKRKIIGDASESAILRYMEINRSATTTRAENPKEAEIPFSSAYKYQVTIHRMKATQSYYLIMKGAPEIILEFCIKILTNEEDQPMTPQAKKELKANFIKLANMGERVIGYCDYMLSLDNYPLGYKFDTQQRNFPVENLRFLGAISMIDPPRRDIDKSIALCRQAGIRVIMVTGDHPVTALAISKQCGTITQPTAYDYAFEHHIDLSDVPIHIKQQFRSAVITGDELRKMSVNDLKTAQIKYDEITFARTSPQQKLIIVETYQALSHVVAVTGDGVNDSPALKKADIGIAMGITGTEVSKQAADMILLDDNFASIVLGIQEGRRIFDNLKKTIAYTLTSNTPEMLPFVLYACLGMPLPMTLILILVINVGTDLLPAMSLAYETSEQDIMSIPPRKPTDHLVNRVLIFMAYFQIGLIQFFAGMYAYFIIFAQSGFFPSSLIFIRKEWESPLSTVDDTLGRPWYYANRKRIERKAQTAYFVAVCWTQVSDSRPERCQSSNCIACIDFSALDNNRHFIASNGVSRAVVNVRRLVTVPAFNLN from the exons ATGCCTCACCAACGTCGTTCAAGTACAGTTTCGATTGTTAGCGGGCGACGCTTAAGTGGGCAACATATTAATCCAGAAGTCTCTGAACTTACTCTTCTAAAAGAAGAACCTCACACCGGTGATCATTTTCTGTCACCAGCACAATTGGAAGTTATTTATCGCACAAATCTCAAAAATGGTCTTACCGATAATATCGCACAGGAACTATTAGAACATCATGGCccgaatcaattaaaaaaacttaaaggtAACAGCTACTGGAAAATATTTCGCCACAATTTGTTTGGTTGGTTTCAGTGTGTTCTTTGGTTTGGCGCCATTTTGAactttattgggtttttcttttcTGAAAAAATTGATTCGGGAAGCGAAGGACACTCGGGCAAAGATTATTTGTACCTTGGTTGCGTTATCACAGCTACCATTGTTGGTACCGGACTTTTTGGATTTTATCAAGAAGCAAAAAATATGGCTGTAATGAGCGGTTTCGAAAAATTAGTACCGCCTAATGCTACTGTTATTCGAGAAGGTCAAAAGAAAGTTATACCTAACAGTGAGATTGTGATAGGTGATATTGTTGAAATGTCTGGAGGAGAAGTTGTACCTGCTGATGTTAGAATTCTAACTTGTACTAACTTTAAGACTGATATGTCGTCACTGACCGGAGAATCAGAGCCTATTAAACACCGACCAGAATGTACTAATGCGAATCCATTAGAGTCTAAAAATATGGTCTTTTTTGGCTGTCCTATAACAGAAGGCTCAGCTAAAGGTATTGTTATAGCTACAGGAGAATTAACACAGATGGGAAAAATCGCTGGATTAGTCACTGGCTTAGAAAAAGAAGAGACACCGATAGCTAAAGAAATAACTCATTTTATTAAGCTCATATGCGGTGTAGCGTTTACTTttggattattattttttgtaatggtATATTTCATTCAACATAGTTGGCTAGCAGCGTTACAATATATGCTTGGAATTATATTAGCAAATGTACCAGAAGGCTTAATTGTGACCTTAACTGTTTGCATGACTTTGTCAGCTAATCAGTTAAAAAAGAAGAATTGTCTCGCTAAAACGCTTCAAGCTGTAGAAACTTTAGGTTCAACTTCTTGCATATGTTCTGATAAAACAGGAACCTTGACAGAAAATCAAATGAATGTCTCACATTTATTTTGCAACTACACAATATATGATAAAACAGACCATGCCCACGTTTCTGATCATGCGTATGCAACATTGAGCTTAGCCGCTTCATTGAACTTAAAAGCTACATTTGCACATGATAGTCTCGATGTTCCtattgaaaaaagaaaaataattggaGATGCTTCTGAATCTGCTATACTTAGATATATGGAAATCAATCGATCTGCCACAACAACACGCGCAGAAAATCCTAAGGAAGCTGAGATACCGTTCAGTTCAGCTTATAAGTATCAAGTTACCATACACAGAATGAAAGCTACGCAGAGctactatttaataatgaaaggCGCTCCAgaaattatattagaattttgtattaaaatacttactaaTGAAGAGGATCAACCCATGACGCCACAGGCAAAGAAGGAACTAAAagctaattttattaagttagcTAATATGGGTGAGCGTGTAATTGGATATTGCGATTACATGTTATCTTTAGACAATTATCCATTAGGATACAAATTCGATACCCAACAACGTAATTTCCCAGTtgaaaatttaagatttttaggTGCGATTTCAATGATTGACCCTCCAAGACGTGATATTGATAAGTCTATTGCACTTTGTCGTCAGGCAGGTATTCGAGTTATCATGGTCACTGGTGATCATCCGGTAACAGCTTTAGCTATTTCAAAGCAATGTGGTACTATTACTCAACCAACGGCTTATGATTATGCATTTGAGCACCATATAGATCTATCTGATGTACCAATACATATTAAACAACAGTTCCGTTCCGCTGTAATTACTGGTGACGAATTGCGAAAAATGAGCGTAAATGACTTAAAAACGgctcaaataaaatatgatgaaaTAACTTTTGCTAGAACAAGTCCAcagcaaaaattaataatcgtgGAGACTTATCAAGCTTTAAGTCATGTAGTTGCTGTTACAGGAGATGGTGTTAATGACTCTCCTGCCTTGAAAAAAGCAGATATTGGAATAGCTATGGGTATTACTGGTACTGAAGTTTCAAAGCAAGCTGCTGATATGATACTGCTTGATGATAATTTTGCTTCTATAGTTTTAGGTATACAAGAAGGAAGACGTATTTTTGATAACTTAAAGAAAACGATTGCTTACACTCTTACTTCAAACACTCCTGAAATGCTACCGTTCGTGCTGTATGCTTGTCTAGGTATGCCATTGCCTATGACCTTAATTCTGATTCTAGTTATCAATGTAGGTACAGATTTACTACCCGCAATGAGTCTTGCTTATGAAACTTCAGAGCAAGATATCATGTCGATCCCTCCTCGTAAGCCAACTGATCATCTTGTGAATAGGGTACTTATATTTATGGCATATTTTCAAATAggattaattcaattttttgctGGTATGtatgcatattttataatatttgctcaAAGTGGATTTTTTCCGTCCAGTTTAATTTTTATCCGCAAAGAATGGGAATCTCCATTATCTACTGTCGATGATACATTAGGTCGCCCTTGGTATTATGCTAATCGGAAAAGAATAGAACGAAAAGCACAAACTGCTTATTTCGTTGCTGTATGCTGGACTCAAGTATCCGAT AGCCGGCCAGAACGCTGCCAATCAAGTAATTGCATCGCGTGCATCGACTTTTCGGCCCTCGATAATAATAGGCATTTTATTGCCAGTAATGGAGTCTCTAGGGCCGTGGTTAATGTTCGACGTTTGGTAACAGTCCctgcttttaatttaaattaa